TGGCACCCGGAATGGGCATGGTCGGAAAACCCGGTTTCGCGCGCGATCTTCGCCGCGTTCGGCGACGCCCTGCGCGCGCATGCGGGGCGCTGAGGCCCGCTTTTTACGCTTTCCTAGTGTTTTGCGTGCGAGCCTGACGGACACGTCACGGCTGCCCACCCATGATCGACGCCGCCCGCTTGCTGGGCTTCGCCTTCGCGAATGCCGACTTCCTCTTCGAAGTCGACGTGAACGGCACCGTCACCTTCGCGACGGGCGCCGCGCGCGATTTCGTGAAGGACGGCGCCGTCGTGGGGAAGCCGGCCGCCAGGCTTTTCGCGACGTCGGAAACGGCGAAATTCGCGACCCTCAGCCGCTCGCTCGCCAAGGGCGATCGCGCGGGGCCGTTCCGGCTGAAGCTCGCGGCCGGTGCGGAGGTCGCGCTGTCGATGTTCCGTCTGCCCGACAACGGCAACCAGGTTTCCTGCACCTTCTCGAAACCGGGCGGCCGCGGCCTCGCCGCGCTCGACGCCAAGACCGGGCTTCAGACGCGCGACGGCTTCCTCGCGGCGGCATCGCAGCTGGCAGGCGAGGGCGACGCGCTTGCCCTCGTGAATCTTCCGGGCCTGCCGAAGCTGTGCGCGACGCTCAGCGAAGAGGATTCCGCCAAGCTGCTCGGCAATATCGGCGCGGCCCTGACCAAGGTCGGCGCCAAGGCAGCCGGACGGCTGTCGCAATCCAGCTTCTGCATCATCGCCGACGCGGTGGGCGGCATGCCCAAGCTCGCCGGCAAGATCCGCGCTGCCCTTGCCGAAAGCGGCGCCGCGGCGCTGGCCATCGAGGAGACGCTGGTCTCGCTCAAGGGGCGCGATCTTTCCGAAGCGCAGCGCGATCTCGTGATGCGCTATGTCGTCGACAAGTTCACCAGCGGGCAATGGAACGGCGACGCAGCGACCGATGCGGCGACGCAGTTCAACCGGATGCTGGAGGAGACCCAGGATCGCCTGCGCGCCCTGACCGAGACGGTCGCCGACCGCAGCTTCGGCGTCGTCTTCCAGCCGGTCGTCGACCTGAAGAGCGGCGAGACCTCGCATTTCGAGGCGCTCGCCCGCTTCGTAGGCGCCGCCACCGGCGAGTCCATCCAGTTCATCGAGGCGCTCGGCATCTCCGACGCGTTCGATCTCGCCGTCGCGGCGAAGATCGTCGCCGTCGTCGAAGCCAAGACTTCGCGGGATCAGCAGATCGCCTTCAACCTGTCGGGCAGGACGATCTGCACGCCGTCGAATTTCGGATTGCTGGCGGGTCTCTTGGCCCGCAAGCGCGCCTTGAGCGGCCGGCTCCTGATCGAGATCACCGAAAGCGCCGAGATCGCCGATCTGGATGCCGCCGCCAAGGCGGTGGCCGCGCTGCGCGAGCTCGGCTTCCGCGTCGGGCTGGACGATTTCGGCGCCGGCGCCGCGTCGCTCACCTATCTGCATGCGCTGCCGGTCGATTTCGTGAAGTTCGACGGCCGCCTGATCGCCAAGCTGGGGCAATCCCGGCGCGACGACGTGCTGCTGGGCGGTATGGTGAAGCTCTGCGCCGAACTCGGCATCGTCACGGTCGCCGAATTCCTCGAGACCGCCGAGCAGGTCTCCGCCGCCAAGGCGATGGGCTTCGATCTGGGCCAAGGCTTTTATTTCGGCGCCGGCACCGAAGACATTCCGGCCCCCGGCGTGAAGGTCGCTGCCAAGCGCAAGGGCGTAAAGGAAGTCTGGGGCTAGAATCCGTACGCAATTGGAGCGTTGATCCCCTGCCGTCATGGACGCCCGTGAGGCGCCCAAAGCAGGCCTCTGTTGGGTCGCATCGAAGCGCCAACACCGCTCGCAGCGAGCGATTTGACTTATAGTAAGCCGTAACTTACCGTTAGTCATGGCTTACAGAAATGCCCTTGAAGCGCTGGCCGATCCGACCCGCCGTCAGGTGTTCGAACGACTGCGCGCCGGCCCCTCGGCCGTCGGCAAGCTCGCGAACGGCCTGCCGGTCAGCCGCCCGGCGGTGTCGCAGCATCTCAAGGTGCTGAAGAAGGCCGGGCTGGTGCGTGAAGAGCAGGACGGCACGCGCCGCATCTACCGCATCGATCCGCACGGCTTGGCGCAGTTGCGGGCCTGGCTGGATCAATTCTGGGAGAGCGCGCTCGACGCCTTCAAGGCGGAAGCCGAAAAGGACACAGGGGAAGACGGCACATGAGCAAGACCATCGTCATCGCACCGGTGCGGAAGAGCCTCACCGTCAACGCCACGCAGGCGCGCGCCTTCGAAGTCTTCACCAACGGGATCGACCGCTGGTGGCCGAAGGGCCATTCCATCGGCGCCACGCCGCTGCGCAGATCGGTGATCGAGCCGCGCCAGGGCGGACGCTGGTACACCGTGCACGAGGACGGCAGCGAAGCCGTGGTCGGACACATGCTTGTGTGGGAGCCGCCCGTCCGCATCGTCTTCAGCTGGGAGATCGATGCGCAATGGAAGCCCGACGCGACCGTCGCGTCGGAGGTCGAGGTGACCTTCACGCCGGAAGGGCCGAACGTCACGCGCGTCGACCTCGATCATCGCGGCTTCGAGAGTCTCGGCCAAGAAGGTGGCGGGAAGATGCGTGGCGCGGTCGATGGCGGCTGGCCGGGGATTCTGGAATTGTTCAAGAGCGAAGCCGAACGCTGACTCGCAAAGAGGAGAACCGTCATGCATCGAATCTGTCATGTCGCGATGGGCCTGCTCGTCGCCGTCGCGCTGGTCTGTCCGGGCGCGCATGCCGCGGTGGCCGATTCCGCCGCGAACGGTTTCTCGGTGGCGGAGGCCGTCCATATCGCGGCGCCGCCGGAAAAGGTCTATGCCGCGCTGGTCGCGCCCGCGCGGTGGTGGAGTTCGAAGCACACCTTTTCGCGAGAGGCTGCGAATCTCACGCTCGATCCGCGCGCCGGCGGCTGCTGGTGCGAGACCCTGGCCGGCGGCGCCTCGGTGCAGCACCTCGTCGTGGTCTACGCCGCGCCGGGAAAGGCGCTGGTGCTGCGCGGCGCGCTCGGGCCGCTCCAGGGGCTGGGCGTCGACGGGGCGCTGACGATCCGGCTGACGGCGGCCGGCGACGGCACCGATCTCACCGCGACCTATAATGTCGGCGGCTATCTCAAGGACGGCCTCGCGAGCTGGGCCGCGCCGGTCGACGGTGTCCTCGGCGAGCAGTTCGCGCGCCTCAAATCCCTCGTCGAAACCGGCGCCCCCGCACCCAAGCCCTGAAAAGAGGGCGCCCAACGCCTGCCGGAAGAGGTGAAACCCGGCGCGTCCGCTGCTAGGCTCGCCGCATGACAGCCAAGCGCGCGCTTCTCGTGCTATGTGCGCGGATCGGGTTCAACCCTTGAAGTCCGCCGGCCGCGTGCGCGCGGCCGCCGCCTTCGCTTCGTTCCCCTTCAAGGAGTGCGCGCCCATGGCCCCGCATGGCAGCAATCAGACGAAACACTGGCAGGCCCTCGATGCCGCCCATCACATCCATCCCTTCTCCGACACCGCTGCCCTGAACAGGGAAGGCGTGCGCGTCATCACCCGCGGCGACGGCGTCTATCTGTGGGACAGCGAAGGCGAGAAGATCATCGACGGCATGGCGGGCCTGTGGTGCGTCCAGCTCGGCTATGGCAATGCCGAACTGGCCGAGGCCGGCTATGAGGCGCTGAAGGCGCTCCCCTATTACAACCACTTCTTCAAGACCTCGAACCCCTGGACGATCGAGCTCGCCGCCAAGCTCGCGACGCTGCTGCCGGACGGGCACGAACGCGTGCTGTTCGCCAATTCCGGCTCGGAGGCGAACGACACCGCGCTCAAGCTCATCCGCTACTACTGGAACCTGAAGGGGCGGCCGGAGAAGAAGATCCACCTGTCGCGCGACTATGGCTATCACGGCGTGACCATGGCGGCGGCTTCGCTCTCGGGCCTGACGCCGATGCATCCGCAATGGGACCTGCCCTTGCCCGGCTTCGAGAAAGTGCCGGCGCCCTATTGGTACGGCGCGAAGGCGGCCGGCTATGGCGACATCGAGCCGGCGGAGTTCGGCCTGCTGATCGCCGGACGCCTCGAGGAGAAGATCCTCGAGCTCGGCGCCGACCGCGTCGCCTCCTTTTCGGCCGAGCCGGTGCAGGGCGCGGGCGGTCTGATCTTCCCGCCGGCGACCTATTGGCACGAGGTGCAGCGCATCTGCGCCCGCTACGACGTCCTGCTGCATCTCGACGAGGTGATCACCGGCTTCGGCCGCACCGGCGAATGGTTCGGCGCCCAGACCTACCGCATCGCCCCCGACATCATGACGATGGCCAAGGGCCTGTCTTCCGGCTACCAGCCGATCTCGGCGATCTCGCTGGGCGCCCGCATGGACGAGACCTTGCTGAACGCCAATGAGGAACTCGTCCACGGCTTCACCTATTCCGGCCATCCGGTGGCGAGCGCGGTCGCGCTCAAGAATCTGGAAGTGATCGCACGCGACGGCCTGGTGCCGCGCGTGCGCGACGCCATCGGACCTTATCTCCAGCGCCGCCTGCGCGAGACCTTCGCCGACCATCCGATCGTGGGCGAAGTGCGCGGCATCGGCCTGCTCGCGGCGATCGAGCTCGTGCGTGACAAGGCGGAGCGCAGATTCTTTCCCGAT
The nucleotide sequence above comes from Rhizomicrobium sp.. Encoded proteins:
- a CDS encoding EAL domain-containing protein codes for the protein MIDAARLLGFAFANADFLFEVDVNGTVTFATGAARDFVKDGAVVGKPAARLFATSETAKFATLSRSLAKGDRAGPFRLKLAAGAEVALSMFRLPDNGNQVSCTFSKPGGRGLAALDAKTGLQTRDGFLAAASQLAGEGDALALVNLPGLPKLCATLSEEDSAKLLGNIGAALTKVGAKAAGRLSQSSFCIIADAVGGMPKLAGKIRAALAESGAAALAIEETLVSLKGRDLSEAQRDLVMRYVVDKFTSGQWNGDAATDAATQFNRMLEETQDRLRALTETVADRSFGVVFQPVVDLKSGETSHFEALARFVGAATGESIQFIEALGISDAFDLAVAAKIVAVVEAKTSRDQQIAFNLSGRTICTPSNFGLLAGLLARKRALSGRLLIEITESAEIADLDAAAKAVAALRELGFRVGLDDFGAGAASLTYLHALPVDFVKFDGRLIAKLGQSRRDDVLLGGMVKLCAELGIVTVAEFLETAEQVSAAKAMGFDLGQGFYFGAGTEDIPAPGVKVAAKRKGVKEVWG
- a CDS encoding metalloregulator ArsR/SmtB family transcription factor, giving the protein MAYRNALEALADPTRRQVFERLRAGPSAVGKLANGLPVSRPAVSQHLKVLKKAGLVREEQDGTRRIYRIDPHGLAQLRAWLDQFWESALDAFKAEAEKDTGEDGT
- a CDS encoding SRPBCC family protein, producing MSKTIVIAPVRKSLTVNATQARAFEVFTNGIDRWWPKGHSIGATPLRRSVIEPRQGGRWYTVHEDGSEAVVGHMLVWEPPVRIVFSWEIDAQWKPDATVASEVEVTFTPEGPNVTRVDLDHRGFESLGQEGGGKMRGAVDGGWPGILELFKSEAER
- a CDS encoding SRPBCC family protein, translated to MHRICHVAMGLLVAVALVCPGAHAAVADSAANGFSVAEAVHIAAPPEKVYAALVAPARWWSSKHTFSREAANLTLDPRAGGCWCETLAGGASVQHLVVVYAAPGKALVLRGALGPLQGLGVDGALTIRLTAAGDGTDLTATYNVGGYLKDGLASWAAPVDGVLGEQFARLKSLVETGAPAPKP
- a CDS encoding aminotransferase encodes the protein MAPHGSNQTKHWQALDAAHHIHPFSDTAALNREGVRVITRGDGVYLWDSEGEKIIDGMAGLWCVQLGYGNAELAEAGYEALKALPYYNHFFKTSNPWTIELAAKLATLLPDGHERVLFANSGSEANDTALKLIRYYWNLKGRPEKKIHLSRDYGYHGVTMAAASLSGLTPMHPQWDLPLPGFEKVPAPYWYGAKAAGYGDIEPAEFGLLIAGRLEEKILELGADRVASFSAEPVQGAGGLIFPPATYWHEVQRICARYDVLLHLDEVITGFGRTGEWFGAQTYRIAPDIMTMAKGLSSGYQPISAISLGARMDETLLNANEELVHGFTYSGHPVASAVALKNLEVIARDGLVPRVRDAIGPYLQRRLRETFADHPIVGEVRGIGLLAAIELVRDKAERRFFPDPGTIGTLCRNYCFNDGLVSRAVRDTMVLAPPLVVSEGEVEEIVAKLKSAIDRTARDCGKL